From Micromonospora carbonacea:
CTGATCCCGGGCCCGGACCCGGGCGGTCCGCCTGCCGGACGGTGCCAACACGAGGGACGCCGAACCCTCTAGACTCCTCGGGCAGGCGGGAGTGGTGGAATTGGGTAGACACGCAGGATTTAGGTTCCTGTGTCCGTGAGGACGTGGGGGTTCGAGTCCCCTCTCCCGCACCACGCTTCCATCGCGCGCACCAGGGTTTCCGTCGCGCGCATCATCGCGGTCGACGGGCCGGCCGAGACTTCGACCGGCCCCGTCGCGCGCCGGACTCCGGCGCGACCGCCTCCCCCGGCTTGCCGAACCGACCCGGCCGTCCCATATTGATAGATGGCGATGCGTCGACGAGGCCGGTCGCCGCTGTCCGTCGCACGCCCCGGGAGGCTTCGATGTCACGACCGATCTTCGGCACCGTACGGCTGGCGCTCGGGCTGGTCACCGCGCTGGCGGTGACGCTGGTCGGCGGCCAACCGGCCACCGCGTCCGGCACCGCCACCACGGCGGCCACCTGGCGGCTGACCGACATCGGGCAGCGCATCTGCATCCCCGCCGGCCAGTCCTGGTGGACGTACTTCTGGATCACCATCGACGGGCAGTGGTCGACGCCGATCGAGGTCGGCGCGCGGAACCTGCCCGCCGGCACCACCACGAGCCTGCCGCAGGCCCCGATCCCGCCCGGGTCGAGCAACGGCAACACCGCGCTCACCCTGATCGCGATGACCCTGCCGCCGCTCTCCTACGGGGTCTACCAGCCGGAGCTGACGGCGTCGGACGGGGTGCAGACGCAGAGCGTCCCCGTCACGATCAAGGTCCAGGAGAGCTGGGGCTGCGCCTGAGCCCGGCCGGGGCCGACTCCCGCCGGGCCGACGGGGGTCGCGGGCGGCCGGCACCCGCTGTTGCGCCGGTCACGATCGGGCGTCCCCCGGGCGGCGGCGGGGCCAGGATGACGGG
This genomic window contains:
- a CDS encoding DUF5980 family protein — its product is MSRPIFGTVRLALGLVTALAVTLVGGQPATASGTATTAATWRLTDIGQRICIPAGQSWWTYFWITIDGQWSTPIEVGARNLPAGTTTSLPQAPIPPGSSNGNTALTLIAMTLPPLSYGVYQPELTASDGVQTQSVPVTIKVQESWGCA